One Catenulispora sp. GP43 genomic window carries:
- a CDS encoding acyl-CoA thioesterase, producing MSDLEAGGTEPPLHVFRTRVWFDELDKVGVLHNARYAVHAERALSTWYESRPELIDGPDMRHLVKAYEVEFRVPVSAVGELDVELRVVKIGTTSCVYEFRFVGDGGVVHAVGRRTIVRTGPDRRPTPWSDDFRRIHERGPE from the coding sequence CGAAGCCGGCGGTACCGAGCCGCCGCTGCACGTCTTCCGAACCCGGGTCTGGTTCGACGAGCTCGACAAGGTCGGCGTCCTGCACAACGCCCGCTACGCCGTGCACGCCGAGCGGGCCCTGAGCACCTGGTACGAGAGCCGTCCGGAGCTGATCGACGGACCGGATATGCGGCACCTGGTGAAGGCGTACGAGGTCGAGTTCCGCGTCCCGGTCTCCGCGGTCGGCGAGCTGGACGTGGAGCTGCGCGTGGTGAAGATCGGGACGACCAGCTGCGTCTACGAGTTCCGCTTCGTCGGCGACGGCGGCGTGGTGCACGCGGTCGGGCGGCGGACCATCGTCCGCACCGGCCCGGACCGGCGGCCCACGCCGTGGTCGGACGACTTCCGCCGGATTCACGAGCGCGGGCCGGAGTAG